The Alosa sapidissima isolate fAloSap1 chromosome 8, fAloSap1.pri, whole genome shotgun sequence genome contains a region encoding:
- the LOC121715652 gene encoding putative protein TPRXL — protein MSLDPMQQQLQGDPCSNCSAELLLPCYNGSAEPQDPCSKATQSYRTHATTALLSLKNHAATTTLSSKTLATTASLSSKNHAATAPLSSCNPATTAPLSPKTHAAKATPSSRTHATTASLSLKNHAATTTPSPKTIPKSHAATTKPRSRTHATSASPSPENHAATTTPSSWTHTTSAPPSPENHAATATLSSRTHATKYTELHDLYSSSYTKAQDPCNDCSAEPKAPCSNSSTEPQDPGNDGSTEPQDPGNDGSTELQDPGNDGSNEPQDPCRSSSAEPIGPLGTAPPRFRTHLMTAPLSPKTMQQRLG, from the exons ATGAGCTTGGACCCAATGCAACAACAGCTTCAGGGAGACCCATGCAGCAACTGCTCCGCTGAGCTCCTGTTACCCTGCTACAACGGCTccgctgagccccaagacccatgcagCAAAGCTACACAGAGCTACAGGACCCATGCAACGACAGCTTTACTGAGCCTCAagaaccatgcagcaacaaCTACTCTGAGCTCCAAGACTCTTGCAACGACTGCTTCGCTGAGCTCCAAGAACCACGCAGCAACTGCTCCGCTGAGCTCCTGCAACCCTGCTACAACGGCTccgctgagccccaagacccatgcagCAAAAGCTACACCGAGCTCCAGGACCCACGCAACGACTGCTTCGCTGAGCCTCAagaaccatgcagcaacaaCTACGCCGAGCCCCAAGACCAT CCCCAAGAGCCATGCAGCAACAACTAAACCGAGATCCAGGACCCATGCAACGTCGGCTTCACCAAGCCCCGagaaccatgcagcaacaaCTACGCCGAGCTCCTGGACCCATACAACGTCGGCTCCACCAAGCCCCGAGAACCATGCAGCAACAGCTACGCTGAGCTCCAGGACCCATGCAAC CAAATACACCGAGCTCCACGACCTATACAGCAGCAGCTACACCAAGGCCCAAGATCCGTGCAATGACTGCTCTGCCGAGCCCAAAGCCCCATGCAGCAACAGCTCCACCGAGCCCCAGGACCCAGGCAACGACGGCTCCACCGAGCCCCAGGACCCAGGTAACGACGGCTCTACCGAGCTACAGGACCCAGGCAACGATGGCTCCAACGAGCCCCAGGACCCATGCAGAAGCAGCTCCGCTGAGCCCATAGGACCTTTAGGAACAGCTCCACCAAGGTTCAGAACCCATCTAATGACTGCTccgctgagccccaagaccATGCAGCAACGTCTCGGCTGA